A stretch of the Brevundimonas sp. MF30-B genome encodes the following:
- a CDS encoding UdgX family uracil-DNA binding protein (This protein belongs to the uracil DNA glycosylase superfamily, members of which act in excision repair of DNA. However, it belongs more specifically to UdgX branch, whose founding member was found to bind uracil in DNA (where it does not belong), without cleaving it, appears to promote DNA repair by a pathway involving RecA, rather than base excision.): protein MATAWLDGETDFDSWRQAARRFRLEGVTPAEARFAVRGAAGQGSLFDTPTAPPVEAPQMGELRVPKDFVDLAREVILHRSQDRFDLLYRLLWRLGDEPDLMKVASDVDVCEALERAKNVSRASHKMKAFVRFRRMEDEAGEAWVAWFEPAHRVVEKTAPFFQRRYTNLRWSILTPDGCAFWDGEALTYGPPATRDMAPAEDEIEEFWKTYYASTFNPARLKMKTMQGEMAKRYWKNLPEAALIPELAALSAVRTEAMVSAPAAEPNARLAKATAPIHERGPADGLVASSLAELEKGVQGCRRCPLWRDATQGVCGEGPRQAALMVVGEQPGDQEDLAGRPFVGPAGQVFNAALEEAGIDRADIYVTNAVKHFKHEPRGKRRLHKTPNAGEVTACRWWLDQERGLVKPRVVLALGATAGLGVLGRKPAVTKERGEPIALEGGATALLTVHPSYLLRLPDAEAEARERALFVRDLTRAKALL from the coding sequence ATGGCGACCGCCTGGCTGGACGGCGAGACGGATTTCGACAGCTGGCGCCAGGCCGCGCGCCGCTTTCGGCTGGAGGGCGTGACGCCGGCCGAGGCGCGGTTCGCCGTGCGGGGCGCAGCAGGGCAGGGGAGTCTGTTCGATACGCCGACCGCCCCGCCTGTCGAAGCGCCGCAAATGGGGGAGCTGCGCGTGCCTAAGGATTTCGTCGATCTCGCGCGCGAGGTGATCCTGCATCGCTCGCAGGATCGGTTCGACCTGCTCTATCGCCTGCTGTGGCGCCTGGGCGACGAGCCGGATCTGATGAAGGTCGCCTCCGACGTCGACGTTTGCGAGGCGCTGGAGCGCGCCAAAAACGTCAGCCGCGCCAGCCACAAGATGAAGGCCTTCGTGCGCTTTCGCCGGATGGAGGACGAGGCCGGCGAGGCCTGGGTCGCCTGGTTCGAACCGGCGCATCGCGTGGTCGAGAAGACCGCGCCCTTCTTTCAGCGGCGCTATACGAACCTTCGGTGGTCGATCCTGACGCCCGACGGCTGCGCCTTTTGGGACGGCGAGGCGCTGACCTATGGCCCGCCCGCGACGCGTGACATGGCGCCGGCCGAGGACGAGATCGAGGAGTTCTGGAAGACCTATTATGCCTCCACCTTCAATCCCGCCCGGCTGAAGATGAAGACGATGCAGGGCGAGATGGCCAAGCGCTATTGGAAGAACCTGCCCGAGGCCGCCCTCATCCCGGAACTGGCGGCGCTGTCGGCGGTTCGGACCGAGGCCATGGTGTCCGCCCCCGCTGCCGAACCCAACGCCCGCCTGGCGAAGGCGACCGCGCCGATCCACGAGCGCGGCCCCGCCGACGGCCTGGTCGCCTCAAGCCTCGCCGAGCTCGAAAAGGGCGTGCAGGGTTGCCGCCGCTGTCCGCTGTGGCGCGACGCGACCCAGGGCGTGTGCGGCGAAGGTCCGCGCCAGGCGGCGCTTATGGTGGTCGGCGAACAGCCGGGCGATCAGGAGGATCTGGCCGGCCGACCCTTCGTCGGACCGGCGGGCCAGGTGTTCAATGCGGCGTTGGAGGAGGCGGGCATCGACCGTGCCGACATCTATGTCACCAACGCCGTCAAACACTTCAAGCACGAGCCGCGCGGCAAGCGCCGGCTGCACAAGACGCCCAACGCGGGCGAGGTCACGGCCTGCCGCTGGTGGCTGGATCAGGAGCGCGGGCTGGTGAAGCCGCGCGTGGTCTTGGCGCTGGGCGCCACGGCTGGGCTGGGCGTGCTGGGCCGCAAGCCGGCGGTGACGAAGGAGCGGGGCGAACCGATCGCGCTGGAGGGCGGCGCGACGGCGCTTCTGACGGTCCACCCCTCGTATCTGCTGCGGCTGCCTGACGCCGAGGCCGAAGCGCGCGAGCGCGCCTTGTTCGTACGCGATCTAACGCGGGCCAAAGCCCTGCTTTGA